Below is a window of Capsicum annuum cultivar UCD-10X-F1 unplaced genomic scaffold, UCD10Xv1.1 ctg47796, whole genome shotgun sequence DNA.
TGCAATTAAACTTGCTAATGTTGAAGAATTACCACTTGGATTTAGCTTGGGAAGTAACCAAAAATATGAGCTTCCTCAGTTTGCCTTTAAGAATACATCATTGAAGAGTTTGATTTTAATGTACATCGAATTGAACCCTTATGGTAGTTTTAACTGGAGTAGTCTAGTTTTTCTTTCAATCGCATCCCTGGATATGAAAGATGGTATGTTGGAAAAGGTATTATCTGGTTGCCCTAACTTGAAGCACTTGGAACTGGATAGTGTTTTGGGCATTAGTCGTCTGGAGGTCACCTCTGTGAAGCTGACATATTTGTGCATAAAAGATCACCATAACGAGAATGATGACCTTTGTCTCGAAATATTTTCCCACCATCTTAAATATTTCGAACTTTTGGGATATTGCGATGAGATATGCTTGCAACAGAGAAATGTGTCTTCACTTGTCAGTGCAAACCTATTTTGggattatgatgatttagtcgATGAAGAACGGAACCTGGAGGAGGAATGTAGATATTTGAAGGAACTTCTTTATAGTGTTGCCCATGTCGAGAATCTTGGATTAGATTGCTGGTTTATTGAGGTATATACATACTCTTCACTATCcaaattcattttttcattttgtgACTTTTTATTTGCTATTGAATTCGTGAGCTTATAAATACTAACAATGCCATTATTTAGGGTATTCTGATCAATAAGTTGATACATACTAGAGAATATATTCTCACGACCAATTTGGCTGGACAGTAATGGTGATTGAAATAAGATATTTTGAACAAAATTTTAAATGATGGACTGTGAGAATAAAGCTTTTGCAACTGACAAAATGACCTGtaaaattttgattgatttatattcatcattctcttTCTTCAAGCCATGTGAATGTGCCTTTTAAAGTGTTTTAAGGTCCTTTGGATTTACAAACTAACCTTGAACACGTTGATGTGTTTATCACTAGTCCGATAGTGCAAGTTGTTTTTATGGATTGCTCATTAGCATGCC
It encodes the following:
- the LOC107853601 gene encoding F-box/LRR-repeat protein At3g03360; translated protein: MSVPLSLNYDMPHTSTDSDIPNFIASANRDLYYWRFCEQVKTFRGILVRYDRSCAKDVDLWVHFAIKLANVEELPLGFSLGSNQKYELPQFAFKNTSLKSLILMYIELNPYGSFNWSSLVFLSIASLDMKDGMLEKVLSGCPNLKHLELDSVLGISRLEVTSVKLTYLCIKDHHNENDDLCLEIFSHHLKYFELLGYCDEICLQQRNVSSLVSANLFWDYDDLVDEERNLEEECRYLKELLYSVAHVENLGLDCWFIELSTELTRS